GATAAATATCATACCCACCTTTTGCATCGTTTCGGATTCGATCAGAAGCAATGTAGGTCCACAAGCTATTATCTGAGATTTTTAATGCTTCGTCGTTTTGCTTTGAATTGAAGGGTTCCCCCAAATTGAGAGGAAAGTCATACCCTAAACCATTGTAATTTGCTACGTATAAGTCAAATCCTCCAATCCCATTAGGACGATTACTGGCAAAAACCAACTTCTGCTGTTGTTTCGTCAAGAAAGGTGTGATTTCGTCAAACCTTGTATTAATGGAAACTCCCAGATTGACGGGCTTACTCCATATTCCTGTGGAGAGGTCTCTTTCTGCATACCAAATGTCAAATCCACCATAACCACCGGGTCGGTTGGAAACAAAAAAAAGCTTTTTTCCATCAGAAGAAATAAAAGGCATCAGATCATCGAAGTGAGAATTGATTTCGTTTAGATGTTGGATGTTTCCCCACCTTCCGTTTTCGAATCGAACTGTGTAGATATTCAAATTATCATAACCATTGAGGGTTTTATTTCGATGGGAAGTAAAATAAATTTCTTTAATTACACCATTTTGAATAAGAACGCTTATATGCCCAACAAAAGCATCAGAATTAATCGTAAATTGGGTTTGCTGGATTGCCCTTTGGGTGTTCGTCAAAAATTTTTCCTCCAACGGAAGAACGAAAGGCAAAGGATCGGACCAAAGTGGTTCCAACATGGGATTCTCATGATTTTTGTTGTAAGAATACCAAAGGGAATGTTCTTCGAAAAAACCAGGTCTTTGGGACTGAAAAATTAAATATTTCTCTCCAAAAATGGGTAAAGGCGAATATTCATCCCATTGGGTATTGAGTTTTTCTTGATTTTGCAGATTTCGATCTTTTAAAACATTTTCGAAATAAAAAATCTTACTCGTGATTTGGGGATAAAGGGGAAAGATAACAAACAAAAAAATTACAGCTGACAAATTATACTTTTTGTTGATAGACTTGATCCACATATTTTCTTCTTTCTTCAAAAAGAAGATCCAATGATTTGGACGAAGAAGGAATAAAACCAAAGACTTTATCCCACATAAATTGGGTTTCCATACAAAGATAGAGAAAGAGTTTTGGATCTTTCTTTTGGATATAACTTCGGATTTTGGAATACACTTCATAACGTATTTCTTTATAATAACGGAACTTGTGGTCCTTGCCTTGAACCATCTCCTGCTTTGTCAAAAAATCTTCGGGATAACGCTTCTGCATGATCTCTTTTTGGTTAGGAGAATAACGAAAGGTCCCCAGAGATATCCAAGCAATTCGATTGGGATTAACAACATCAAAAATGTGATCAATCAACTCATAATAATCCTTTTCCCAGTTTTCATAATAAATGATTGGATCGAAGTGAAAAGCAAGTTTATACCCTGCTTTTTGAGCCTTGAGCGCAGCTTC
The genomic region above belongs to Leptospiraceae bacterium and contains:
- a CDS encoding OmpA family protein, which gives rise to MWIKSINKKYNLSAVIFLFVIFPLYPQITSKIFYFENVLKDRNLQNQEKLNTQWDEYSPLPIFGEKYLIFQSQRPGFFEEHSLWYSYNKNHENPMLEPLWSDPLPFVLPLEEKFLTNTQRAIQQTQFTINSDAFVGHISVLIQNGVIKEIYFTSHRNKTLNGYDNLNIYTVRFENGRWGNIQHLNEINSHFDDLMPFISSDGKKLFFVSNRPGGYGGFDIWYAERDLSTGIWSKPVNLGVSINTRFDEITPFLTKQQQKLVFASNRPNGIGGFDLYVANYNGLGYDFPLNLGEPFNSKQNDEALKISDNSLWTYIASDRIRNDAKGGYDIYRFFLPQELIEFYKIKLKGKILDAETQEPVAVESTIKIDFGVQTLVLKSDRRFKNDGTTIQNTFEVDLFSGRLYRIEITAPGYFPLETFLDLKEIYAEPKVEERVFFLQPIKPIPPIVRYIPGIVVDEDTNLSLPGSKVLKIDSEGKITELVLDELAQFQVPVRRNEVFELDVSSPGYESKRIKFQESKELERIIIKLKKIQEPCEAKLPECIWNTRIFFDLDSAEIKPEELKKLQMIAEILKLYPNIRVEIQGHTDLSYRGPKERSYEYNLQLSIQRAKNVRDKLIELGIPENRLEIRGYSFTRPLVPVPDAIRGAVNRRVEFKEIQ